One genomic segment of Primulina tabacum isolate GXHZ01 chromosome 9, ASM2559414v2, whole genome shotgun sequence includes these proteins:
- the LOC142554945 gene encoding inactive beta-amylase 9-like: MEVSVMGSLQVNLGRNNDVGFFSFSKNLNARDCNLKNNHNYSKGCNFGRSLVWPSKSVFGFTLRASATSENGVSVVPDKASNISRTVPVDGLKLYVGLPLDTVSNCNTINHTRAIATGLKALKLLGIDGVELPVYWGVAEKEAMGKYQWTSYLTVVEMVQELGLKLHVSLCFHSSEEHKIQLPEWVSRVGESEPGIYFTDRSGLQYKNCLSLAVDDLPVLDGKTPVEVYEAFCNNFKSTFSGFLGSTITAISIGLGPEGELRYPSHHHSVNSNGAGEFQCYDKFMLRDLKHHAEMHGNPLWGLGGPHDSPSYNYHNPISRGFFMENGGSWESLYGDFFLCWYSNLLVSHGDRILSLAASTFKDMPITISGKVPLTHSWYRSRSHPSELAAGFYNTENRGGYNAIAEIFSRNSCKMILPGMDLSDDHQSAASLSSPEMLLKQITSSCRDHGVKISGQNSSALGDSSGFEQIKKVLLDENVATDLFTYQRMGAYFFSPQHFPLFTQFTRCLKQPIQSLDDLPAEGDETIKSLHGMDLKMQVA; the protein is encoded by the exons ATGGAGGTTTCAGTGATGGGAAGCTTGCAGGTGAATCTTGGAAGAAATAATGATGTCGGGTTCTTTAGTTTTAGCAAGAATTTGAATGCTAGGGATTGTAATTTGAAGAACAATCATAATTACTCAAAGGGGTGTAATTTTGGTCGTAGCTTGGTTTGGCCTTCAAAATCTGTCTTTGGTTTCACTCTCAGAGCCTCTGCCACTTCTGAAAATGGGGTTTCGGTTGTTCCCGATAAAGcttcaaatatttcaagaacaGTTCCT GTTGATGGTCTGAAATTGTACGTCGGACTGCCACTTGATACTGTCTCTAACTGCAATACGATAAACCACACACGAGCAATCGCGACTGGGCTGAAAGCTTTGAAATTATTGGGCATTGATGGTGTGGAACTCCCGGTGTACTGGGGTGTAGCTGAGAAGGAAGCCATGGGAAAGTATCAATGGACAAGCTACCTCACTGTTGTGGAAATGGTTCAAGAATTGGGTCTTAAACTTCACGTGTCTCTCTGTTTCCATTCATCAGAAGAACACAAAATCCAACTTCCAGAATGGGTTTCTCGAGTCGGTGAATCTGAACCTGGTATCTATTTCACAGATCGCTCAGGCCTACAATACAAAAATTGTCTGTCGTTAGCTGTGGATGATCTTCCTGTTTTAGATGGAAAGACTCCAGTTGAAGTATATGAAGCGTTTTGCAATAATTTCAAATCCACATTCTCAGGTTTCTTGGGTTCTACAATCACG GCTATATCAATTGGTCTTGGACCAGAAGGTGAGCTTCGATACCCATCTCACCACCATTCAGTCAATAGCAATGGAGCTGGAGAATTCCAGTGTTATGACAAATTTATGCTTAGGGATCTTAAGCACCATGCCGAAATGCATGGAAACCCTCTATGGGGACTTGGGGGTCCCCATGATTCTCCCAGCTACAATTACCATAATCCAATTTCTAGAGGCTTCTTCATGGAGAATGGTGGATCTTGGGAGAGCCTGTATGGTGATTTTTTTCTCTGTTGGTACTCGAACCTTTTGGTATCTCATGGCGATCGAATCTTGTCGCTCGCTGCATCAACCTTCAAAGACATGCCGATTACGATTTCTGGTAAAGTTCCTCTAACCCATTCCTGGTATAGATCCCGATCCCACCCTTCTGAGCTAGCAGCTGGATTCTACAACACCGAAAACAGAGGTGGTTACAATGCCATTGCTGAAATCTTCTCAAGAAATTCATGCAAAATGATACTCCCTGGAATGGACCTATCAGACGACCACCAGTCAGCTGCATCTCTCTCGAGCCCAGAAATGTTACTCAAGCAAATAACATCTTCTTGCAGAGATCATGGAGTCAAAATATCTGGCCAAAACTCATCAGCTTTGGGTGATTCCTCAGGTTTTGAACAGATCAAGAAGGTTCTGTTAGACGAAAATGTAGCAACGGACTTGTTCACATATCAAAGAATGGGAGCTTATTTCTTTTCTCCTCAGCATTTCCCTTTGTTCACTCAATTCACGCGGTGCCTAAAGCAACCGATTCAAAGTTTAGATGACTTACCGGCAGAAGGAGATGAAACTATCAAGTCCCTCCATGGTATGGATCTCAAAATGCAAGTTGCTTAG
- the LOC142554944 gene encoding putative serine/threonine-protein kinase At1g54610, whose translation MGCVFGREISSSGPPSGEVVSVKGRGKEGKKGLSVPSGRREKVVVDPVSKSEEEGGGGEVQNGEDTKEEERKEGSRRRQKGERRRSRPNPRLSNPPMHIHGEQVAAGWPSWLSAVAGEAINGWTPRRADSFEKIDKIGQGTYSNVYKARDAISGKIVALKKVRFDNLEPESVRFMAREILICRRLDHPNVVKLQGLVTSRMSCSLYLVFDYMEHDLAGLASSPGIKFTEPQVKCYMHQLLSGLEHCHNRHVLHRDIKGSNLLIDDGGVLKIADFGLASTFDPNNRQPMTSRVVTLWYRPPELLLGATEYGVGVDLWSAGCILAELFAGKPIMTGRTEVEQLHRIFKLCGSPSEEYWKKSRLPHATIFKPQQSYKRCIKETFKDFPQCSLPLIDTLLSIDPSERQTATAALKSEFFLTKPYACDPSSLPKYPPSKEIDAKRRDEESRRLRATGKAHADGGKKARVRERGMRPMAAPEANAELQTSIDRRRLITHANAKSKSEKFPPPHQDGGLGFASGSSNHVDPTFDPPDVPFSSMNFSYSKDPIQTWSGPLADPAGIGAPRRKLKPSKKDYRKDKNYIRNNDKDTM comes from the exons ATGGGGTGTGTTTTCGGGAGAGAGATTTCATCTTCTGGGCCGCCAAGTGGCGAGGTTGTATCTGTAAAGGGGAGAGGTAAGGAAGGAAAAAAAGGTCTGTCTGTGCCTTCTGGGAGGAGAGAGAAAGTAGTAGTTGACCCAGTAAGTAAATCTGAGGAAGAAGGCGGCGGCGGCGAAGTCCAGAATGGCGAGGATACAAAGGAGGAAGAGCGGAAGGAGGGAAGCAGAAGGCGGCAAAAAGGTGAGAGGAGGAGGTCTAGGCCAAATCCTAGATTAAGTAACCCCCCTATGCACATTCATGGTGAGCAAGTGGCTGCTGGATGGCCATCTTGGCTCTCTGCTGTGGCAGGAGAGGCTATCAACGGATGGACTCCTCGACGTGCAGATTCGTTTGAAAAAATAGACAAG ATTGGGCAAGGTACTTATAGTAATGTGTATAAAGCTAGAGATGCCATATCAGGGAAGATCGTGGCATTGAAGAAGGTTAGATTCGACAATCTGGAGCCTGAGAGTGTGAGGTTTATGGCTAGGGAGATTTTGATTTGCCGACGCCTGGATCATCCAAACGTCGTGAAGTTGCAAGGATTGGTGACATCAAGAATGTCATGTAGTTTGTACTTGGTTTTCGATTACATGGAGCATGATTTAGCTGGTCTTGCTTCCAGCCCTGGGATCAAGTTTACAGAGCCTCAG GTGAAATGCTATATGCATCAGCTATTGTCTGGACTCGAGCACTGCCACAACCGGCATGTGTTGCACCGAGATATCAAGGGTTCCAATCTCCTTATTGATGATGGAGGAGTTCTCAAGATTGCTGATTTTGGATTGGCTTCTACTTTTGACCCTAATAACAGGCAGCCAATGACGAGTCGTGTGGTCACTCTTTGGTATAGGCCACCAGAGCTTCTTCTTGGTGCCACGGAGTATGGTGTAGGGGTGGACTTGTGGAGTGCCGGGTGCATTTTGGCTGAGCTATTTGCTGGGAAGCCCATCATGACTGGGCGCACAGAG GTGGAACAACTGCACAGGATTTTCAAGCTATGTGGCTCTCCATCTGAAGAATACTGGAAGAAGTCAAGGCTTCCTCATGCAACCATATTTAAACCCCAACAATCGTATAAAAGATGCATTAAGGAGACTTTTAAGGATTTCCCCCAATGTTCATTGCCTTTAATTGATACTTTACTTTCAATCGATCCAAGTGAACGTCAAACTGCTACAGCTGCACTCAAGAGTGAA TTCTTCTTAACCAAGCCTTATGCATGTGATCCTTCTAGCCTTCCAAAGTATCCACCGAGTAAGGAAATAGATGCTAAGCGTCGTGACGAAGAATCTCGAAG GTTAAGAGCTACCGGTAAAGCTCATGCCGATGGTGGGAAGAAAGCTCGTGTTCGTGAACGAGGGATGCGGCCAATGGCTGCTCCTGAAGCCAATGCCGAGCTTCAAACCAGTATTGAT AGACGACGACTCATTACTCATGCAAATGCGAAGAGCAAAAGCGAAAAATTCCCTCCTCCCCACCAAGATGGAGGGCTTGGTTTTGCTTCAGGTTCATCTAATCATGTCGATCCAACCTTTGATCCTCCTGATGTACCCTTCAGTTCCATGAACTTCTCCTACTCGAAAGATCCGATTCAGACATGGTCCGGTCCATTGGCTGATCCAGCGGGTATTGGTGCTCCAAGAAGAAAGTTGAAGCCATCAAAGAAGGATTATCGAAAGGATAAGAATTATATCCGAAATAACGACAAAGATACCATGTAA